The stretch of DNA TCGACGTCGACGACCAGGCGGTCGAAGTCCGTGCGCTCACCGGCACGCGTCGCCTCGACGCGGTAGGTGACCTTGAGGACCGGCGAGTAGATCGAGTCGATCGGGATCTGCCCGGCCTCGCTGAACTCGGAGCGGTTCTGCGTCGCCGAGACGTAGCCACGGCCACGCTCGATCGTCAGCTCGAGCTCGAAGCGCGCGGTGTCGTTCAGGGTCGCGATGACGAGGTCCGGGTTGTGGATCTCGACGCCGGCCGGGGCGGAGATGTCCGCCGCGGTGACCTGACCGGCACCCTGCTTGCGCAGGTACGCGGTGATCGGCTCGTCGTGCTCGCTGGAGACGACGAGGCTCTTGATGTTGAGGATGATCTCGGTGACGTCTTCCTTGACACCGGGGACGGTGCTGAACTCGTGGAGGACGCCGTCGATGCGGATGCTGGTGACAGCCGCGCCGGGGATCGAGGAGAGGAGCGTGCGGCGCAGCGAGTTGCCGAGGGTGTAACCGAAGCCCGGCTCGAGCGGCTCGATGACGAAGCGCGAGCGGTACTCGGAGATCGACTCCTCGGTCAGGGTGGGGCGCTGTGCAATGAGCACTGTGGGATTCCTTTCGGCGGAGTGTCCGCTATATGACACTCGGCGGTACGACGGGGCCGACCGGGCCCCGACGGGTCTGTTGAGTTGTGATCACGCGCAGCGCGGAACCGGCGAGGTCCCACGTGCGCGATCGAACGACCAGGAATGGCCGGCCCCGCTCGCCCCGGTCAGGGGACGAGCGGGGAACGGCCGGTTGCTCCTCGCGTCAGACGCGGCGACGCTTCGGCGGGCGGCAGCCGTTGTGCGCCTGCGGGGTGACGTCGTTGATCGAACCGACCTCGAGGCCAGCGGCCTGGAGCGAACGGATCGCGGTCTCGCGGCCCGAGCCCGGACCCTTGACGAAGACGTCGACCTTCTTGACGCCGTGCTCCTGCGCCTGACGCGCAGCGGACTCGGCGGCGAGCTGCGCCGCGAACGGCGTCGACTTGCGCGAACCCTTGAAGCCCACGGCACCCGAGGACGCCCAGCTGAGGACGGCACCCGACGGGTCGGTGATGCTGACGATGGTGTTGTTGAACGTGCTCTTGATGTGGGCCTGGCCCACGGCGACGTTCTTCTTCTCCTTGCGACGCGGCTTGCGCGCGGCAGTCTTGGGGGTAGCCATGATGATCTCCTATCGGGCCTTCTTCTTGCCTGCCACGGTGCGCTTCGGTCCCTTGCGGGTACGCGCGTTGGTCTTGGTGCGCTGACCACGCACCGGGAGACCACGACGGTGGCGGAGACCCTCGTAGCTACCGATCTCGACCTTGCGGCGGATGTCGGCGGCGACCTCGCGGCGGAGGTCACCCTCCACCTTGAAGTTGCCCTCGATGAAGTCACGGAGGGCGACGAGCTGGTCGTCGGTCAGGTCCTTGACGCGGATGTCACCGGAGATACCGGTCTCGGCGAGTGCCTGGACCGCGCGGGTACGGCCGACGCCGTAGATGTACGTGAGTGCGATCTCCACGCGCTTCTCGCGCGGGATGTCGACGCCTGCTAGACGTGCCATGTGCTGGCTGCTCCTGTTTTCGGTGGAGGTGTGGCGCAGTACCGGTGCCCGGGCCTCCGCCCCGAGGTGTCCCCCCGCCGACGACCGAGGTCGCGACGGGGTTCTGGTACTGCGTGTTCAGTGTTGAGTTGTGGGTCCTGCTGGGAGCTCAGCCCTGGCGCTGCTTGTGGCGCGGGTTGCTCTTGCAGATCACCATGACGCGGCCCTTGCGGCGGATGACACGGCAGTGCTCGCAGATGGGCTTGACGCTGGGGTTGACCTTCATGATTGCTTCCTGTTGCTCGCTGGCTTCGTGCCCGGCGGGTTCGCCGAGCCGTTCCTTTCCAGCTCGCGGATCACTTGTAGCGGTAGACGATCCGGCCGCGGGTCAGGTCGTACGGGCTCAGCTCCACGATCACGCGGTCCTCGGGGAGGATGCGGATGTAGTGCTGGCGCATCTTCCCGGAGATGTGCGCGAGGACCTTGTGTCCGTTGGTCAGCTCAACGCGGAACATCGCGTTGGGCAGAGCTTCGAGCACCGAGCCCTCGATCTCGATGACGCCGTCTTTCTTGGCCATAGCCTCACTGTCGCTTGGTTGGATTATCGGTGTGATCCCCGAGCCGGTCTGCGGGTCGGGCGCCACGCCGAAGGGCATGACACACCAAAGATCAATCTTATGGGATCAGGCGCCGATTGCCAAGTGCTGGGCGGTCCTGCCCCGCCTGAGGTCCCTCCGTCTGGGGCTGTCGGGGACCCGGCTGAACGGTCCAGAGTGGATCTTCGGTCGGTTCCCGGCTGCGCGCCGGGCCAACCGCCGTAGCCTGGCGAGCGCTGACCGCCCGGCACCTGCGCCGGAGAACCGATCGGAGACCACGTGCCTGATGCACCCCGCCGCCCCCTCGCCCGCCACGGGCGGCTGCCGCGCCGTCGCGGTTGGGGGACGCTCCTGGGGTTCGTCGCCGCCGCGGTCGCCGTCGTCCTGGTGAGCGGGACCAGCGTCGCCGCCATCGCCGGCGCGCAGCTCGCCAGCGCCCCGCACACGG from Curtobacterium sp. SGAir0471 encodes:
- the infA gene encoding translation initiation factor IF-1 produces the protein MAKKDGVIEIEGSVLEALPNAMFRVELTNGHKVLAHISGKMRQHYIRILPEDRVIVELSPYDLTRGRIVYRYK
- a CDS encoding DNA-directed RNA polymerase subunit alpha; its protein translation is MLIAQRPTLTEESISEYRSRFVIEPLEPGFGYTLGNSLRRTLLSSIPGAAVTSIRIDGVLHEFSTVPGVKEDVTEIILNIKSLVVSSEHDEPITAYLRKQGAGQVTAADISAPAGVEIHNPDLVIATLNDTARFELELTIERGRGYVSATQNRSEFSEAGQIPIDSIYSPVLKVTYRVEATRAGERTDFDRLVVDVETKPAISPRDAIASAGRTLVELFGLARELNTAAEGIEIGPAPVDAVLSNELQTPIEDLDLSVRSYNCLKREGINTVSELVALSETQLMNIRNFGQKSVDEVKDKLTELGLSLKDTVPGFDGAHFYSGYDEDESNN
- the rpsM gene encoding 30S ribosomal protein S13 gives rise to the protein MARLAGVDIPREKRVEIALTYIYGVGRTRAVQALAETGISGDIRVKDLTDDQLVALRDFIEGNFKVEGDLRREVAADIRRKVEIGSYEGLRHRRGLPVRGQRTKTNARTRKGPKRTVAGKKKAR
- the rpsK gene encoding 30S ribosomal protein S11; translated protein: MATPKTAARKPRRKEKKNVAVGQAHIKSTFNNTIVSITDPSGAVLSWASSGAVGFKGSRKSTPFAAQLAAESAARQAQEHGVKKVDVFVKGPGSGRETAIRSLQAAGLEVGSINDVTPQAHNGCRPPKRRRV
- the rpmJ gene encoding 50S ribosomal protein L36, whose amino-acid sequence is MKVNPSVKPICEHCRVIRRKGRVMVICKSNPRHKQRQG